One window of Neosynechococcus sphagnicola sy1 genomic DNA carries:
- a CDS encoding aspartate aminotransferase family protein has translation MTSFTVEQTSLDLEAFWMPFTANRQFKAHPRLLVAAEGMYYTASDGRSILDGTAGLWCVNAGHGRREIAEAVHRQLLQLDFAPTFQMGHPGPFELAERLVKLLPADLNHVFFTNSGSESVDTALKIAIAYQGIRGQSKRRRLVGRQRAYHGVNFGGVAVGGIGSNRQFFADLTPGVDHLPHTHDLEKNAFTRGQPQWGGELADALEQIITNRGAETIAAVIVEPIAGATGVLLPPLHYLQRLRDICDRHDILLIFDEVISGFGRLGTPFATQYFGVIPDLVTVAKGITNGNVPMGAVFVRQGIYDTITQATQNGIEFFHGYTYSGHPVACAASLATLDIYEREGLLTRAQQLAAHWEQAVHSLKGAPHLIDIRNLGLLAAIELQPIPGQPGARGFELFRRCFEQGVLVRAAGDSIAFSPPLIIEPSQIDQIFATVAAVLPQLA, from the coding sequence ATGACTAGCTTCACCGTCGAGCAGACTTCACTAGATCTTGAAGCCTTCTGGATGCCCTTCACTGCCAATCGGCAGTTTAAGGCTCACCCCCGATTGTTGGTGGCAGCAGAGGGAATGTACTACACTGCCAGTGATGGCCGCTCGATTTTGGATGGGACGGCGGGGCTGTGGTGTGTCAATGCTGGCCATGGTCGGCGAGAGATTGCCGAAGCTGTGCATCGCCAGTTGCTGCAACTCGACTTTGCCCCCACTTTCCAGATGGGGCATCCTGGCCCCTTTGAACTGGCAGAGCGATTGGTGAAGCTGCTCCCAGCGGATCTGAATCATGTCTTCTTCACTAACTCTGGATCGGAGTCGGTGGATACGGCGCTGAAGATTGCGATCGCCTACCAAGGGATTCGGGGACAGAGCAAGCGCCGACGACTGGTGGGGCGACAGCGTGCCTATCACGGGGTGAACTTTGGGGGCGTGGCCGTGGGGGGCATTGGCAGTAATCGTCAATTCTTTGCCGATCTGACACCAGGTGTTGATCATCTGCCCCATACCCATGATCTGGAGAAAAATGCCTTTACTCGGGGTCAGCCCCAGTGGGGTGGGGAACTAGCAGATGCCCTAGAGCAAATCATTACCAATCGGGGAGCCGAGACCATTGCCGCCGTGATTGTGGAACCGATTGCCGGAGCTACGGGGGTGTTGTTGCCACCGCTTCACTATCTGCAACGCCTGCGGGATATCTGCGATCGCCACGACATTTTGCTGATTTTTGATGAGGTGATCAGTGGATTCGGTCGCTTAGGCACCCCCTTTGCCACCCAGTACTTTGGCGTTATCCCCGACCTAGTGACCGTTGCTAAGGGGATCACCAACGGCAATGTTCCCATGGGAGCTGTTTTTGTCCGCCAAGGGATCTACGACACCATTACCCAGGCCACCCAGAATGGCATTGAATTCTTCCACGGCTACACCTACTCCGGGCATCCCGTGGCCTGTGCTGCCAGTTTAGCAACCCTTGATATCTATGAGCGAGAAGGGCTACTGACCCGTGCCCAACAGCTCGCGGCCCATTGGGAGCAGGCGGTTCACAGCCTCAAAGGCGCTCCTCACCTGATCGATATTCGCAATCTCGGGTTGCTGGCGGCCATTGAATTGCAACCCATTCCCGGTCAACCAGGGGCACGGGGGTTTGAACTCTTTCGCCGTTGTTTTGAGCAGGGGGTGTTAGTGCGAGCCGCCGGGGATAGCATTGCCTTCTCCCCACCTCTGATCATTGAACCCTCCCAGATTGACCAGATCTTTGCGACGGTGGCAGCGGTTTTGCCCCAACTCGCCTAG